The Spirosoma radiotolerans genome has a window encoding:
- the treF gene encoding alpha,alpha-trehalase TreF, producing MKQSITRRLTLALFLISLTSGWAQTSLQKASPTSKTLPGPDEQYGKLFEAVQLKSVFPDSKTFADCTPKFPAATILANYETAQKRSDFNLNAFVLQHFTLPIKPASGYTSKVGQSAQQHIVDLWPVLTRPATAHAKADVLAGSLIPLPNPYVVPGGRFGEIYYWDSYFTMQGLKASGKTLLIRNMVDNFAYLIRTFGFIPNGNRTYFLGRSQPPFFSLMVNLLTEVQGRRILLNYLPQLQQEYDFWMDGKDRLTTQQPTHRRVVRLAENVYLNRYYDDKQTPRPESYREDVLLARRAKDPQLLYQHIRAGAESGWDFSSRWFRDRKNLKTIHTTDFIPVDLNSLLVNLEQTLADGYRLKGDQVQSKRYLKLAQQRREALLRYCWDAKRAFFFDYDFVAKKPASVYSLAAVYPLFVRIATTGQAVAVAQKLEQSFLKPGGLTTTLVRTGEQWDAPNGWAPLQWLAIQGLRNYNQLPLANKVKTNWVNENLRVYKASGKMVEKYDVISTAGAKGGEYPNQDGFGWTNGVLLKLLTER from the coding sequence ATGAAGCAATCCATAACAAGGCGTTTGACTCTGGCCCTATTCTTAATTAGCCTAACGTCAGGCTGGGCCCAAACGTCCCTCCAGAAAGCGAGCCCGACCAGTAAAACACTACCCGGCCCCGACGAACAATATGGAAAATTATTTGAAGCCGTTCAGTTAAAATCCGTATTCCCGGATTCCAAAACGTTTGCGGATTGTACCCCCAAATTTCCAGCCGCTACTATTTTAGCCAACTACGAAACCGCCCAGAAACGGAGTGATTTCAACCTGAACGCCTTTGTTCTGCAGCACTTTACGCTGCCCATCAAGCCCGCGTCGGGGTACACCAGTAAGGTGGGTCAGTCGGCTCAGCAGCACATCGTTGATTTATGGCCTGTACTTACCCGCCCTGCCACGGCTCATGCCAAGGCCGATGTGCTGGCTGGATCACTGATTCCCTTGCCCAATCCGTATGTTGTACCGGGCGGCCGTTTCGGCGAAATTTATTACTGGGATAGCTACTTCACGATGCAGGGCCTGAAAGCGTCCGGAAAAACGCTCCTGATTCGGAATATGGTCGATAATTTTGCCTACCTCATCCGAACGTTTGGCTTTATTCCCAACGGCAATCGAACCTATTTCCTGGGCCGGTCGCAGCCGCCGTTTTTCTCGCTCATGGTCAATCTGCTGACGGAAGTGCAGGGGCGTCGCATCCTGCTAAATTACCTGCCTCAGCTACAGCAAGAGTACGATTTCTGGATGGATGGCAAAGACCGGTTGACGACCCAGCAACCGACCCACCGGCGGGTAGTGCGCCTGGCCGAAAACGTTTATCTGAATCGGTATTATGATGACAAGCAAACCCCGCGCCCGGAATCGTATCGGGAAGACGTGCTGCTGGCCCGCCGGGCCAAAGATCCTCAATTGCTTTACCAGCACATTCGCGCCGGAGCCGAATCAGGCTGGGATTTCAGCAGCCGGTGGTTTCGGGATAGGAAAAATTTAAAAACCATTCATACAACGGACTTTATTCCGGTTGATTTAAATTCCCTGCTCGTCAATCTTGAACAGACGCTGGCCGACGGCTACCGCTTGAAAGGGGACCAGGTTCAGTCGAAAAGGTATTTAAAACTGGCCCAGCAACGGCGTGAAGCCCTTTTACGCTACTGCTGGGATGCGAAGCGGGCGTTCTTCTTTGATTATGATTTTGTTGCCAAAAAACCAGCTTCGGTTTATTCGCTGGCGGCTGTTTATCCACTTTTTGTCCGGATTGCTACAACTGGTCAGGCGGTGGCCGTGGCTCAAAAGCTGGAGCAGTCGTTCTTGAAACCCGGTGGCTTGACAACCACGCTGGTCCGTACGGGTGAGCAATGGGACGCGCCTAATGGCTGGGCTCCGTTGCAGTGGTTAGCCATTCAGGGCCTGCGCAATTACAACCAGCTCCCGCTGGCCAATAAGGTGAAAACGAATTGGGTAAACGAGAACCTGCGGGTGTACAAGGCCAGCGGAAAAATGGTCGAAAAATACGACGTGATCAGTACGGCCGGGGCAAAAGGGGGCGAGTACCCGAATCAGGACGGTTTCGGCTGGACAAACGGTGTCCTGCTGAAGTTACTGACCGAACGTTGA